The following nucleotide sequence is from Deinococcota bacterium.
CCGTGACCTTCAAGGCACCCAGGATGCTCACGGCGGCGAGCACGTAGCCGATCATGTAGGCGCCGGCGTCGCCCATGATGATCTTGGCGGGGTTGAAGTTGTGGCGCAAGAAACCCAAGGAGGCCCCGGCCAGGGCGGCCAGGAGCAAGACCGTCGCGCCCTGGTCGGGGAGCTGCACGGCGACGGCTAAGATGCTCAAACTCGAGATCGCCGCCATCCCCGAGGAGAGGCCGTCCAAGCCGTCGATGAAGTTGAAGGCGTTGGTGAAGCCGACGACCCATAACAGGGTGATGAGCACAGCCAGGGTCTCGCCGAAAAAGAGGTAAGGCGAACCCTCGAAAAAGTAGTTGGTGACGAAGTCGATCCTCACGCCGTTGACGACCAACAGGCCGGCGGCCACGAACTGCGAGAGCAGGCGCATGAAGGGCGGCAGCTCCCAGATGTCGTCCATGAAGCCGACCAGGGTCATCAGGGCGGCGCCGAGCATGATGGCCCAGAGTTGCAGGCGGTAGGGCTCTGAGCGCTCGCCGAAAAAGGCGCTCGCCACCAGCACCGCCAAGACGAAGCCCGCGAAGATGGCCAGGCCGCCCACGTTGGGCAGGGCGCCCTGGTGAACGCGCCGACCGCCGCCGTGCTGCACCGCGCCGATGCGCAGCGCAAAGGCGCGCACCCGGGGCGCAAGGAGCGACACCGCCGCCAGCGCGACAAGGAAGGTGAGGAGGATCGCCGGCAAGAAGGTCAGCAGGGTCTGGCGCACAGGCTCATTCTACTTTCCGGGCCGAGACGAGACAGCGAAGCTTTCACATTTGGCCCCTCTACTTGGCGCCCCTCTACTTGGCGCCCCTCTACTGGTGCCCCTCTACTGGTGCCCCTCTACTTGGCGCCCCTCTACTGGTGCCCCTCTACTGGTGTCCCTCTGTACCCCTCTACTTGGTGCCGTAGATGCGGTCGCCGGCGTCACCCAGGCCGGGCACGATGTAGCCGTGGTCGTTCAGCCTGGTGTCCTGGGCGGCCACGATAATCTCGACCTCGGGGTGCTGGCGCGCGATCACCGCGACGCCCTCGGGCGCGGCGATGATGCAGAGCAGCTTGATACTCTTGGCGCCCAAGTCCCTCAGGATGGTAATCGCCGCGGCGGCGCTGCCGCCCGTCGCCAGCATGGGGTCCAGGACGAAGATGTCGCGCTCGGCGATGTCGGCGGGCAGCTTGTTGTAGTACTCGACGGGTTTTAGGGTCGCGGGGTCGCGGTAGAGGCCGATGTGGCCCACCCGGGCGCTCGGCACCAGGGTGAGGATGCCGTCGGCCATGATCAGGCCCGCGCGCAAGATGGCCACCAGCGCCAGCTTCTTGCCGCTCAGGCGCCTCACCTGCGCGCTAGCGACGGGCGTCAGGACGCGGGCCTCCTCGAGCGGCAGGTCGCGCATCGCTTCAAAGGCCATGAGCATGCTGATCTCGGTGCAGAGCGCCCGGAAGTCGCGCACGCCCGTCGCCTTGTCGCGAAGGATCGCCAGCTTGTGCTGGATGAGCGGGTGATCCATGATGGTGAGGCTCGAGGGCCCGGACAGGTCGGAGGGGGACGGATCGGTCATAACGGCTCCAGGCTACCACGCCGGGGTCGGGTCTCGAGGGGTCAGAAGCCGGACCGGGCGACCTTCTACGAGCTTCAAGAGGGCGTTACAATCCCCCACCTCTTGGGAATGGGAGCTAAAGCTGGACGACGCGGCGGAGGCTCTGTCCGCCCTAATTTGACGGGCGTGCCCAGAACGGCAGTTCCGGCGCCACCTGCTGATAAAGAGCCGCGGGTGAGCTTGGCAAGGCGGTGTCGGTCTGGTACGCTGATGATGGTCTTTGCAGAAGGTGTTGAGGGGAAGGTCGGATGGGGCTTAGCCTGGGCAATGACAATTCGACTATGCACGGGGCGCCATGGCGAGTGTCACGACGGTATAGA
It contains:
- a CDS encoding undecaprenyl/decaprenyl-phosphate alpha-N-acetylglucosaminyl 1-phosphate transferase, whose protein sequence is MRQTLLTFLPAILLTFLVALAAVSLLAPRVRAFALRIGAVQHGGGRRVHQGALPNVGGLAIFAGFVLAVLVASAFFGERSEPYRLQLWAIMLGAALMTLVGFMDDIWELPPFMRLLSQFVAAGLLVVNGVRIDFVTNYFFEGSPYLFFGETLAVLITLLWVVGFTNAFNFIDGLDGLSSGMAAISSLSILAVAVQLPDQGATVLLLAALAGASLGFLRHNFNPAKIIMGDAGAYMIGYVLAAVSILGALKVTAAVTVAAPILILALPVLNITQVTVRRLSRGANPARAANDHIHDLIRLRSGSQRFTVLVLWLATLGLGALGMLIAQTPSALIYLTVLSSVILLATTSALRVRESGRERRSVEGPVPAATDQP
- the upp gene encoding uracil phosphoribosyltransferase; this encodes MTDPSPSDLSGPSSLTIMDHPLIQHKLAILRDKATGVRDFRALCTEISMLMAFEAMRDLPLEEARVLTPVASAQVRRLSGKKLALVAILRAGLIMADGILTLVPSARVGHIGLYRDPATLKPVEYYNKLPADIAERDIFVLDPMLATGGSAAAAITILRDLGAKSIKLLCIIAAPEGVAVIARQHPEVEIIVAAQDTRLNDHGYIVPGLGDAGDRIYGTK